From Salmo salar chromosome ssa09, Ssal_v3.1, whole genome shotgun sequence:
aactggatgcagtctatcacagtgccatccgttttgtcaccaaagccccatatactacccaccactgcaacctgtacgctctcgttggctggccttctcttcataatcgtcgccaaacccactggctccaggtcatctacaagaccctgctaggtaaagtccccccttatctccgctcactggtcaccatagcagcacccacctgtagcacgcgctccagcaggtatatctctctggtcacccccaaagccaattcctcctttggccgtctctccttccagttctctgctgccaatgactggaatgaactacaaaaatctctgaaactggaaacacttatctccctcactagctttaagcaccagctggcagagcagctcacagatcactgcatctgtatatagcccatctataatttagcccaaacaactacctcttcccctactgtatttatttattttatttattttgctcctttgcaccccattatttatttctactttgcactttcttctactacaaatctaccattccagtgttttacttgctatattgtatttactttgccaccatggccttttttgcctttacctcccttatctcacttcatttgctcacattgtatatagacttatttttatactgtattattgactgtatgtttgttttactccatgtgtaactctgtgttgttgtatgttgtcgaattgctttgctttatcttggccaggtcgcaattgtaaatgagaacttgttctcaacttgcctacctggttaaataaaggtgaaataaaataaaaaataaaatgtgactGTAACCCCCCTAGAAAATcgatgccttttgcggccagtggcctcTGTGCcctgggctgaatataataattattattcCCTTCTACCGGCTGCATGCTCTGAAGCagctctcactcacatggctctctcagatatatacattcttattagccaatgccaTGTCATGTGATCTGGTCCTCCTCACAGCCATCTCAGCTCTGAAGTAGGCtataagtgaagacagacacagcgTGTCCTTATCAAATTCTGATGCGCATATTGAAGACgttagaactgtccacatttacttttcgtcagccagcaagatgagtaggccaaacaaacagcaaaagcactagcctatgtcaatctactatcccccatagtacaaaaatgtacctattctattggtcaacttGTCCTACTGTACGAGAAATAAATactccaaacatagtctgggacagttgtggaatgcgatagatcccaaatgaatacaaccactcgcatccccaaaaatattttaaaagcAACGAGGCTGATACaacagaacatttagcttaaaatgtttttGAACTATTTGgcaatttcttcacattatacgTACATCAATGGGAACATGGCAGTCGGCTATAAGCACaattgttccaaaatgcaatcaattagaaaaccattctcaaaagtgaccgcaaatgcgctatgcatgtaatgctttattatgatgcattataaaggtgcattttaatgctgaaaatgatcttccccaaacttgaaactcacacactGCCTACGtgtgccagttaggctctacacatGTAGTAAAGAAGATTAATGtgattcattttaagaagttatttgaccactttagttgtgatacaaacattatcaaaacatataggcctatgggccaggctacatgaggtgtgtgactatgatATGAAAAATGTGTTGTGTCTTGCATTACTGCACACATTACTGGGCATCATTCAAACGTCATTCAAAAATGTGTTGTTTCTTGCATTACTGCACACATTACTGGGAATCATTCAAACATCATTCAAAAATGTGTTGTTTCTTGCATTACTGCACACATTACTGGGCATCATTCCCAAGTGATAATAGGCtaatattctcacccatcagactattcttgatgtaatcttgtctttacataggctatactaaataatatatatgaaattagttttgatttacaatggaccattatcatgcacctgtcacgGAACAGTATCAGGGgataaaaatacatgtaatctatgtacactgctcaaaaaaataaagggaacacttaaacaacacaatgtaactccaagtcaatcacacttctgtgaaatcaaactgtccacttaggaagcaacactgattgacaataaatttcacatgctgttgtgcaaatggaatagacaacaggtggaaattataggcaattagcaagacacccccaataaaggagtggttctgcaggtggggaccacagaccacttctcagttcctatgcttcctggctgatgttttggtcacttttgaatgctggcggtgctttcactctagtggtagcatgagacggagtctacaacccacacaagtggctcaggtagtgcagctcatccaggatggcacatcaatgcgagctgtggcaagaaggtttgctgtgtctgtcagcgtagtgtccagagcatggaggcgctaccaggagacaggccagtacatcaggagacgtggaggaggccgtaggagggcaacaacccagcagcaggaccgctacctccgcctttgtgtaaggaggagcaggaggagcactgccagagccctgcaaaatgacctccagcaggccacaaatgtgcatgtgtctgctcaaacggtcagaaacagactccatgagggtggtatgagggcccgacgtccacaagtgggggttgtgcttacagcccaacaccgtgcaggatgtttggcatttgccagagaacaccaagattggcaaattcggcactggcgccctgtgctcttcacagatgaaagcaggttcacactgagcacgtgacagacgtgacagagcctggagacgccgtggagaacgttctgctgcctgcaacatcctccagcatgaccggtttggcggtgggtcagtcatggtgtggggtggcatttctttggggggccgcacagccctccatgtgctcgccagaggtagcctgactgccattaggtaccgagatgagatcctcagaccccttgtgagaccatatgctagtgcggttggccctgggttcctcctaatgcaagacaatgctagacctcatgtggctggagtgtgtcagcagttcctgcaagaggaaggcattgatgctatggactggcccgcccgttccccagacctgaatccaattgagcacatctgggacatcatgtctcgctccatccaccaacgccacgttgcaccacagactgtccaggagttggcggatgctttagtccaggagaccatccgccacctcatcaggagcatgcccaggcgttgtagggaggtcatacaggcacgtggaggccacacacactactgagcctcattttgacttgttttaaggacattacatcaaagttggatcagcctgtagtgtggttttccactttaattttgagtgtgactccaaatccagacgtccgtgggttgataaattggatttccattgattatttgtgtgtgattttgttgtcagcacattcaactatgtaaagaaaaaagtatttaataagattatttctttcattcagatctaggatgtgtttttagcagtatatttaaatagtgaatggaggacgcttttccctggTTCATTTTCATACCAGCCAGGTAGGctttactcctgttgtaaagcaaagcaatgagcttaatattaggaaagttgagaaataaatatagtaggcctagcctatactGTAGAAAGCTGATGGTATCCTCCTCtctttaatagaggccatcaaactCTGTTTTCCCACTctattgcatagcctatagaaatgttgtgcaacatgaggtcatcggctctcatgaagtgtttgattagattttttattACACttccattgatgtcagagtgagtagagggacaatagagtgctgagtaccaggcagttagtttgataggctactaatgaccctcagcagcatcagagcttggcgAAGCCCATTTACCGTGACTTAACAGTCaaatggaatttgactgcggtcatgactagTGATGTGGTCCTGCttacattgccctaccctatgctttgacctctttctcccctctctctccagatgaaatcttgcgacttgtgatggccggccgcccaacaacctgccccttgaccctatcccctcctctcttctcccttacctcaccttgctcatcaactcatccttgaccgctggctacatcccttccgtcttcaagagagcgagagttgcacccttctcaaaaaacctacactcgatccctccgatgtcaacaactacagaccagtatcccttctttcttttctctccaaaactcttgagcgtgccgtccttggccagctctcttgctatctctctcagaatgaccttgatccaaatcagtcaggtttcaagactggtcattcaactgagactgctcttctctgtgtcacggaggctctccacactgctaaagctaactctctctcctctgctctcatccttctagacctatctgctgcctttaatactgtgaaccatcagatcctcctctccaccctctccgagttgggcatctccggcgcggctcactcttggattgcatcctacctgacaggtcgctcctaccaggtggcgtggcgagaatccatctccgcaccaggtgctctcaccactggtgtcccccagggctcagttctaggccctctcctattctcgctatacaccaagtcacttggctctgtcatatcctcacatggtctctcctatcattgctacgcagacgacacacaattaatcttctcctttcccccttctgataaccaggtggcgaatagcatctctgcatgtctggcagacatgtcagtgtggatgacggatcaccacctcaagctgaacctcggcaagacggagctgctcttcctcgttccacgatctcgccatcacggttgacaactccattgtgtcctcctcccagagtgctaagagccttggcgtgaccctggacaacaccctgtcgttctccgctaacatcaaggcggtgacccgatcctgtaggttcatgctctacaacattcgcagagtacgaccctgcctcacaccggaagcggcgcaggtcctaatccaggcacttgtcatctcccgtctggattactgcaactcgctgttggcggggctccctgcctgtgccattaaacccctacaactcatccagaacgccgcagcccgtctggtgttcaaccttcccaagttctctcacgtcaccccactcctccgcacactccactggcttccagttgaagctcgcatctgctacaagaccatggtgcttgcctacggagctgtgaggggaatggcacctctgtaccttcaggctctgatcagtccctacacccaaacaagggcactgcgttcatccacctctggcctgctggcccccatAACTCTGCGGAagagttcccgctcagcccagtcaaaactgttcgctgctctggcaccccaatggtggaacaagctccctcatgatgccaggacagcggagtcaatccccaccttccggagacacctgaaaccccacctctttaaggaatacctgggataggataaagtaatccttctaacccccccccaaaaaaaagatatagatgtactattgtaaagtggttgttccactggatatcataaggtaaatgcaccaatttgtaagtcgctctggataagagcgtctgctaaatgacgtaaatgtaaaatgtaaatgactgccggtgtggcaatATGGTCACCCTAACAACCCTACTCATGCATCCTTATTTCAACTCCAAACCCatcactggtgtgcgtggccaaagagttCTACATGTATgctcatgtcatctgaccatagcactggTTCCAATCCAAGTTTCAATACAGTTTAGAAAACTCTAGGTGTTTACATTTGTTGTATGACATGACAATAGAGCTTTTTGGCCACGCCccacagtggtgggtttggcatcgAAATAAGGATGCATaagcagaaaagaaccccatacctattttggtggtggatctttgatgttatggggctattttgcttccactggtcctggggcctttGTTaaagtcaacggcatcatgaactctaCCCAGTACCAGGAAATGTTTGCCAAAAAGCTGCTTACCTCtgtcaggaggctgaaacttggctgcaagtggatcttccagcaagacaataatccCAAGGACACATCAAAattcacaaagaaatggttaattgaccacaaaatcccAATTTTGcattggccatctcagtctccggaagTGAACCCAATTGAAgtcctgtggtttgaattgaagagggcagtccataagcgcagacgaaggatatcaaggatctggaaacattctgtatggaggaatagtctaagatccctcccaatgtgttctcgaATCtcatcaaacattttagaaaaaggctcagtgtcatTAACCTCGCAAGATGAGGCATTGAAAACAGGgttgtcaataattttgacccctatttttttttatttgttttgctaTGTTAAACAAAATGTCTTTCTCTGAGCTTTTGCATTAGTACAAAATTATATAAGCTCCCAATTTGTTTCAGCATacaatatacagtggcttgcgaaagtattcaccccccttggcatttttcctattttgttgcctacaacatgcctaccactttgaagatgcaaaatattttttaaacaacaaataagacaaaaaaacggaaaacttgagcatgcataactattcaccccccccccccaaaaaaaaaaacaagttaaaactttgtagagccaccttttgcagcaattacagctgcaagtctcttggggtatgtgtctataagcttggcacatctagccactgggatttttgcccattcttcaaggcaaaactgctccagctccttcaatttGGATGggttcccttaaaccactcgtgttgctttagcagtatgcttagggtcattgtcctgctggaaggtgaacctccctcCCAGCCCCAAATTTCTGGAAGACTGAaaaaggtttccctcaagaaattccctgtatttagcaccatccatcattccttcaattctgaccagtttccctgtccctgctgatgaaatacatccccacaggatgatgctgccaccaccatgcttcactgtggggatggaatTCTCGGGGTGataagaggtgttgggtttgcgccagacagcattttccttgatgctcaattttagtcttatctgaccagagtaccttcttccatatgtttgggagtctcccacatgccttttggcaagcaccaaatgtgtttgcttatttttttctggccactcttccataaagcccagctctgtggagtgtacggcttaaagtggtcctatggacagatactccaatctccgctgtggagctttgcagctccttcagcgttatctttggtctctttgttgcctctctgattaatgccctccttgcctggtctgtgagttttggtgggcggctctctcggcaggtttgttgtggtgccatatactTTCcagtttttaataatggatttaatgttgctccgtgggatgttcaaagtttcagatattttttttatatcccaaccctgatctgtaattcaccacaactttgtccttgacctgtttggagagctccttgtgtGTAGTGCCGCTtgtttggtggtgccccttgcctGGTGgttttgcagactctggggcctttcagaacaggtgagatcatgtgacagatcttgTGACACTTTGATTCCACACAGGTGGACTTCTTTTTAATGAATTATGTGagttctgaaggtaattggttgcaccagatcttatttaggggcttcatagaaaagggggtgaatacatatgtgcGCACCAATTTTCcgtatttatttatataaaaaataaaattgaaacaagttttttttcatttcacttcaccaatttggactattttgtgtatgtccattacatgaaatcccccccaaaaaatcaaatttaaattacaggttgtaatgcaacaaaataggaaaaacaccaagggagaataatacttttgcaaggcactgtatctcagtatttgtattatttattttatagtcttttttgctcatcttcatCAAGGGATCCAATAATTCTGGACCTGACTCACTTTTTCCAACTGGCTAAATTATTGGGATTTGGAAGGCAGCGTAGCGATGACCCTTCTAAAACATTCAATAGCCAATCAAATATTCATCACAGTGTTCAGGGAAAAAAATCCCAGTTAGTTACGGATTAAGCAATTTGTTTGCAAGTAAGGAGAGCTCTAACAACCATGAGTAAGAAGGAGGAGGACGGAATCGAATAAGGAGAATTAATCAATTAGGATTATTAGTCATTGGGATGGTAACACTGTAGAGGGGAGGGAAGGCAACATAGGAGTGGTCACTCATGAAGATATTTTTTTAGTGAGAGTATTTGTCTAGTGGCTTACTATACATACCTGCAGGTAATTTACCCGCTTTGTAATATTTTGACATATGCACTTGTCCACACAGAATGTTTATTTAAATTCAATGTACATTGTTACACAGTAGATCATAGCATGAGGGTGCCATGCAGATAAGAAAAATGCATTTATATTATAATGTGATGAAATCATCTTCTATTCTAGATGGAGAAACCCTGATAAATACAGAAGGGATGGTGGAGGTAAAAAGCTGAATAAATACATCAATACATTCCCTAACACATTACACAAGCTACACACCATGGATGGACAAAATGGCGGGACAGAAAACCGATCTTCAGAACTTTGCCATTTATTGGTACAGCAATCAAATAATAGGTTACGTATGCAGTTTCACAGACATGTCACTGATCGACAGGCTTCTGCCTTCCTTCCCCCCCCCGACCCCACCCCTTGAGTTCGTATGGTATGAATATGTATACATGCAAATGCCACCACGCCAAGCCGCCCATGCCAGGTCTCCACAGCTACAAGGAAACCCTGCAGTCACTATGACTTGTCGTCAGTCTTCTTCTTAGTCTGAAACTTCCGGAACTGTGATTGGATGGCGACGGCCGCCTTCTCAGTCTCCGGGGCGTCCATGTCGATGTCAAAGTCCTCTGCTGGGACTTCCTGGGACTTCTTGGATGCATCTGGAGGAAGAGGAAATTAGGCTTGTGACTTACTAGGCTCCACAGAGTGGTGCTCCACTAGTACTCTGGGTTCCTGCAACTGGGAGACCCTCTGAATACACAATACATTATGCAAGATACACACGTACAGTAGAATCCTatatttagtttttttgccctagtactacacagctgatGAAAAAAATCTGCTCATCAAgcttttcattttcatttgaatcagctgtttagtgctagggcaaaaaactaaacgtgcacccaggggggggccccaagaccgagtttgggaaaccctgatccAAAGCACAATAATGCATACCAAAAGAAAGGGTACCACAATTGTATTCATTGAAAACAACATGGTCCAGAAGATTATAATTGACCCTGTAGCTCTCAGGCCTTCATTATGGAAGGGATGGCCATGCAATTCCAGGGGGTGAAAAGACAAGGAACACATTGATCTGCCGTAGCTAATCCCCAGTTCTCTCTATAGACAGACTCAGCTCACACTCCTAACCAGTGGTGTGAGCCAATCATCTCACAACAGGAAATATTAAAATGGATAACTATTAACTTTCTGTGCCAAAGTATTGAGCAGTTTATGAATTAAAAGTTAAAATGTTTAAATATACacaaccattcaaaagtttgaggtcacttagaaatggccTTGTTTTTAAATGAATAGCAAattttttgcccattaaaataacatcaaattgatcagaaatacagagtagacattgttaatgttgtaaatgactattgtagctggaaacggctgattttaaaaggaatatctacataggcgtacagaggcccattatcagcaaccatcactcctgtgttccaatcggacgttgtgttagctaatccaggtttatcattttaaaaggctgattgatcattagaaaacccttttgcaattatgttagcacagctgaaaactgtagttctgattaaagaagcaataaaactggccttctttagaccagttgagtatctggagcatcagcatttgtgggttcgattacaggctcaaaataaccagaaacaaataactttcttctgaaactcatcagtctattcttgttctgagatattatggctattccatgcgagaaatggccaagaaactgaagatctcgtacaacgctgtgaactactcccttcacaaaacagcgcaaattggctctaaccagaatagaaagaggagtgggaggtcccggtgcacaactgagcaagaggacaagtacattagagtgtctagtttgaaaaacagatgcctcacaagtcctcaactgttatcttcattaaatagtacccgcaaaacaccaggctcaacgtcaacagtgaagaggtgactccgggatgctggccttctaggctgagttcctctgtccagtgtctgtgttcctttgcccatcttaatcttttctttttattggccagtctgagatatgtctttttctttgcaactccgcttagaaggccagcatcccggagacgcctcttcactgttgacgttgagaccagTGTTTAGTGGGCACTACAATATGGATTGATTAAGATTTTCTTTAGTGAACAACTTTTTATTTAGTTTGTAATTTTTTTCAATGGCCATTACACAGGTATAGGTATAATATTCAGACTAATATCAAATCATATATTCAGTTATCATAATTTCTGTTCATATGTtcccatatacagtgagggaaaaaagtatttgatccccagctgattttgtacgtttgcccactgacaaagaaattatcagtctataattttaatggtaggttgatttgaacagtcagagacagagtaacaacaaaaaaatcctgaaaaacgcatgtaaaaaatgttagaaaatgatttgcattttaaatagggaaataagtatttgatatATATTTACAGATGTATTAGACAAAGACAACCAGAGCAACATATAGCAGGGAGTTCCAATATGATCAGAAAATAAGTTATATCACTAAATACTTCATAATAACAACCCAAATGTTAAAAGTGACGGAGTTGCCCTTTAAGGGCCTATGTATTACCCATGTTTGGTTCACCTACAATCTAACCACAAAGCTGGCCATCTATTccactctctttctgtctgcccTCCCCCTTTCCTTCTAAGTTCAAGAGAAGTGCACAGTgctatgaaatgcttacttgcaggttcacctcttgacaatgcaacaacaatagaaaAAGTAAGTAGCTAAGTGAATAAAAAGAGTAATAAAAACAAAAGGTCAATTGAAGAAATTCACAGATTTAATAACGGGCAGTTATTTTTACAAAGTTACATAACCTATATGGAAATAACAGACATAAGCCAATCATGTTTACCTGTAGAATGGAATAGGTTATAAGACCTCTATGATTCATTTCATTTCGTCACTTCTACCACCTCTACATTGCCAATTTTAAACAGGGTTAAATATCTAGTTGTACTAAAGTTCAGCTTCAGTCCACAGGGGTGCACTGTGTCACTGTCAGAAGATGTGTGCTTAAGTCAGAAAAACATTCATCTCTTCGGtctcagctagctagccagctactggTAGCTACTGTGGTAGCTAGCCAGCCAAGCTGGAAATATACACTTTTCCTAATATCATGACTTATATCAACATCCTTAGCTTGCCCATTCACTAAATATACAGTTAAATAACTCTGGCGGACAACCAATAGCTTATGGATGCTGAGCGCTAACACTAGCTTATTAGCATTAGCCAACCCTTATGCTGAGGGacactagatagctagctagttagctaccatcAACCATGCACAAACTTGAGACTAACTCGTGCTGCTGCTGCACTTTGACTTTCTGGCTGTTCTGCCCTCTGCACCTCATTTACTGCTGCCTGCTTGTGTTCAATCTGCTCACTTTTTTTTGCTTCTCTTTCAGAAGAAGTTCTGAATATCCATATTTGCTCTGTGAAATACTGCAGGGTCTGAATGCGTGACAGGCGTTTTGCTGAGTGATGActtcaaagacagtacagtaggaaGATAgacagaaactgcttctccaatagaaatccaaGATCAAACTTGTAGGTGATGTCAAGATCATGCGCAGAAACACGTCATGAAGTCTAACGTTCGGCTCAAGCAGAACTGAGCATGTGCAGgctgtcaaatcaaaggcacttcgATATGAAGTTGTTTTTGACATAAATTAAAACCTGTCACTTttacgaggttggagtaatacaATTTTCAACTACTTAAGTcattggctcgaatctaggttgtgcaTTTCGATTttgagaaaattaacaactaaggaaGCACTTCcatcattgacttctcaaaccccaaaccCCCGAGTGGTCTGCTTGGTCTGTTTTGCAAGCGTTCCCAGAAGTCTCGCAATGTTGCaactctgggtttagaaactctatgATGACTTGACATCTAACCGGCACtgtaggggtgggggaggggtcaAGGGACATGAGCGGTCCACTGCGTTGTGAAATCTCGACCAATCACAGCAGGCACCGGCGAATCACTCAGGTGCTTCTTGCAGTGCCTGCTATTGCCTAGCGCAGtatattttgtttcttttttcaTCAAAATttgtcaataaaaaataaatacaaaaatactgCATAGTGCAAGTGATGTGGGATTATGGAAACTCATGTCACACATACAGcctgaaataaaaacatttataaaataaaTCATCAAAAGGTTTGGGGCTGGACCAAAAACACAGAGGCCTATCATCGTCACTGGCTTCAACCCCTGCATTAACTGGTATTGATTTTTCCTAAGCTCTAATGTGTGCTGTATCCATCTCCCAGCATTAGCTATTGAACTGCGCCCTCCCTGGTTTCAACGAGATATATTGATAAGCTTTGTGCTGTGAAGGACAGACAGGTGTTTCCAACCACAACGCCTTCCTTTTTACTTTCAGGACTCAAGGCTGATGGGCTAAGTTTGATATCTTATTACAATCTCATTATCTAAACTAGAAATGACTACAttcaaaatgttttaataaaGAGTTGAGGTTCTTGCATGGTCGTTTTTGGGGATTCTTCATCAAGCTGAAAAATAAATATTTCTGGCCCGAATGACAATGATGGATCATGTTCCTTGGGGTAACTTTAGGAGTCATCTTTTCACCATACAGGACAAATGATCTAAGTTATTAC
This genomic window contains:
- the pcp4b gene encoding calmodulin regulator protein PCP4 — protein: MSERQGSGTAGGNSKTSGGQDASKKSQEVPAEDFDIDMDAPETEKAAVAIQSQFRKFQTKKKTDDKS